One Paraburkholderia phytofirmans OLGA172 genomic window carries:
- a CDS encoding hemagglutinin repeat-containing protein — translation MNKNNYRLVFSRVRGMLVAVEETATATGKENRQTTVHSRGNPAVRTALFTLRQIAFAALALIGALPSLSGAQIFPGGAHAPSVVQTQNGLDQVNINRPSGTGVSMNTYGRFDVQPKGAILNNSPTIVQTQQAGMINGNPNFGPGQSARVIVNQVNSSAASQINGHLEVAGQRAEVVIANGSGISVNGGGFINTSRAILTTGTPNFAPDGSLSGFNVTGGNISIQGAGLNAGDTDQVDLLSRAVQANAAIYAKNLNVVTGANSISHDRLAATPVAGDGPAPGVSIDVSQLGGMYANRIVLVGTEQGVGVSTKGVLAAQSGDLVLSTNGLLTLAGQTNASGNLALSARDGIDNSGTTYAQQNVTASTSGGLTNSGVVAAQQSTTVNAGSVASTGTLGAGVNGDGSLAQSGDLSVTAGGTLSATGRNAAGGNAALNGAAVNLAGSSTSANGALALTASSGDLNLSGATVTAGGALDTRASGTLVNDGGVLSSGGPQTVTAGALSNRNGQIVSGSTLNVAATSDLSNQGGTLQSSGVLSVNAASLDNTGGHVAALGADSLTLATVGVLNNGVGGTIGGNGNVTVQAGQIANAGSITAVQSLIASAVQTLFNSGTLAANGNVTLSAGSTLTNANTIAAGHLATLTAATFDNSHGNLGADQLALHAANLVNHGGSITQTGTGAMTVDVTGTLDNSGGTLQTNSDGLALGPAALINDGGTIASSGTGTLSVDTGTLSNNGGTIATNGALDVRSGVASNRGGTLAAQTGATLHVASLDNSAGGYVGAQTVSVSDTGAFNNAGGTIQADDTLSVSAQSVANDGGSIANGGTGKTTVVASGVVTNTADGLIGGNGDVSVSGGSIGNAGGTVTAGGAAAVQSGSVLDNRAGLIQGSGNLMASAQGAIDNTGGQIEADATVDKPAATLVVTGASLDNANGRIANTGSGATTVSAATITNSNTGGVAGAGTIGGNGDVTVNADTLSNTNGAQLVSGYDLMLDITQLADNTNATLSGAGNVTLNGPNASVINAGGSIHGNGAIALNAASLDNTSGRIGNDPPGGLPSGRAGRGGSVSVSAGTLANQNGVIGSDQNLSITTNQLTGDGRIIAGNDGAVTVNSDYTLTGTNRIQANHNLTFTTAGTFTNQGTLGAVNVLTVNAANVDNQTGANLNSSDTTVNAANAITNAGRIEGDSVTTHSASLTNTATIVGNTVTLNAGSIANMGAAAAIAAASAVNLYASGDISNTGGANIFSLGDINIAADGTRDVNGLLANRSNSVTNDQSTIEAQGNVEVATQTLTNTRPAPTVETVTTDVDTVHQTKRSRYMACTTGNADKGYCTQAMWDDGYIVPITATWSGADVMSQNTGPNATDKVLVVNVNGQPQTIYYNTLTTNADGSITATYWDDYDPNVNYDPGTEYASRNDAHKGYQRVEIARDTTTTTQQDQVTGQQAQQAQIMAAGNMLLANVGTLNNEYSAIGAGGSIQIGSAQADGDVASGNYGGTLVNNIGQTLYQYQKQDIVSTYAWNENISRDVGTVVEPSIILSPVAIGGTGGTIIANNPVQISATDINNTNVSAANSATGATGGTLGANGTVGGITGTGAQTVNLATGQTQTINAPQSIAGPGGALGITLPSSGLYTFNTAPGASYLVVTDRRLTSYTSFISSDYMLGALGLDPSKTIKRLGDGVYEEQMVRNQITQLTGRVYLQGYTSKEDEYRALMSNGVNVAKEFNLEPGLALTAAQMDALTSDIVWLVNQTVTLPDGTTQTVLTPVVYLAHAHANDLQPTGALIAADDVEIHATGSATNSGVIKGGTQTVVAATNILNRGGSIGSGSGSSTDNGTTVVSATNDVVNASGRITGNRVAVLAGRDIVNTTLVDTVGVSSAVGNSKVSQSLLGAQGTIASTGDLLVVAGNDLTVHGASIAAGGNAQIAAGHDITVDTVQSDTSQSVTKNADHHWEASSTINQTGAITAGGSLAMQSGNDTTLKGATVTAGSDMAVVAGGNLTATTVTNTANSNNVATDDRTRKQADRSYDEQAVGSTISAGGNATLAALSADPTKGNVTLTGSSLAAGRGAATIAATGDVNINEGREEHDSYSATESKRGSFVHGSTTDTMQNTQANIGVGSTVSGDMVTVSAGRDLNVKGSTIAGTNDVNLAAAGNVNITTSQDTQSTSSYYQKHESGIGTGGGIGISVGSKTQTDTASTTQVTNTGSTVGSLDGSLNITAGKDLHVTGSDLVAAQNLTGTGANVTIDSAVDTMHHDETHKVKQSGFTLAIRAPVIDAVSNTVDQAHAASHSQDDRAAALHGMAAASGAIDSVGAAGAALGALAKNQKPEAKVELSYGSSHSKSTYTEDSTTNRGSSVTAGGTAAFVATGDGTPGSGNLTIAGANVNANDVILGARNQVNLVNTTDTDSTRSSNESSSASVGISYGRQGFGVDASMSKAHGNGNSDAAMQNNTHVTAANTATIISGGDTNIVGSNVNGRQVNADVGGNLNIASVQDTMPSAAHQESTGGGFAIGQGGGSASFSQTNANANGSYAGVNEQAGIHAGTGGFDIDVHGNTDLKGATIASDATPERNTLSTGTLSFSDMQNSSNYDAKSSGFSAGASMGLPDKAVGPASVPDSGGITPSLGQHDSGSDSATTRSGVSTGAINITDTDHQTQDVASLNRDTSDTNATVAKAPDLNNLLERQADMMSAASAAGQAVATQIGNYADRRLQEARDAGDQAGIAAWSEGGSARVAMHTAGGALVAGLGGGNALGGAAGAATSAVLAGNLNGISNAVHDANPTGDADANRMLGNILANALAGSAGALVGGNSGAFAGANEDLYNRSTSCNGAHCDDSNAIGKRSDTADAFRIDLVSQACGAGAQCSEAVIQVAIQAQSANADAASANMQTAAAYGAPVGVLALIGPQAVAAAALAGGFDYWGDAVSYAMGLSRDKPDFTKSYTTGVINGALYPFAIADTAIAGMGTAGKVAANGYNAIVAGTGAFGSAAVTHQASPDASGGFAAGSAAAGGATKVLFPGTLGNLLNNVIQGLSGPFQNAITQHK, via the coding sequence AGAACAGACAGACCACGGTGCACAGTCGCGGTAATCCGGCAGTTCGCACAGCGCTATTTACACTGCGGCAGATCGCGTTCGCCGCACTCGCACTTATTGGCGCGCTGCCGTCGCTGTCGGGCGCACAGATCTTTCCGGGCGGCGCGCACGCCCCATCCGTCGTCCAGACCCAGAACGGCCTGGATCAGGTGAACATCAACCGGCCCTCGGGCACGGGCGTCTCGATGAATACCTATGGCCGGTTCGACGTGCAGCCGAAAGGCGCGATCCTGAACAATTCGCCCACCATCGTGCAGACGCAGCAGGCGGGCATGATTAACGGCAATCCGAATTTCGGACCAGGCCAGTCGGCGCGTGTCATCGTCAACCAGGTTAACAGCAGCGCGGCCAGCCAGATCAATGGACATCTTGAAGTCGCGGGCCAGCGCGCGGAAGTTGTCATCGCGAACGGCTCTGGTATTTCGGTCAATGGTGGCGGTTTTATCAATACGTCCAGGGCCATCCTGACCACGGGCACGCCGAACTTTGCGCCGGACGGTTCACTCTCGGGCTTTAACGTGACCGGGGGCAACATCAGCATCCAGGGCGCGGGGCTGAATGCAGGCGATACCGACCAGGTTGACCTGCTTTCCCGCGCCGTCCAGGCAAACGCCGCAATCTATGCGAAGAACCTGAACGTCGTGACCGGTGCGAACAGTATCAGTCATGACAGACTCGCTGCAACGCCTGTCGCGGGCGATGGTCCGGCGCCGGGTGTCTCCATCGACGTGAGCCAGCTTGGCGGCATGTACGCGAACAGGATCGTTCTGGTCGGCACTGAACAGGGCGTGGGTGTGTCCACCAAAGGTGTGCTGGCTGCGCAGTCGGGCGATCTGGTACTGAGCACCAATGGCCTGTTGACGCTCGCCGGACAGACCAATGCAAGCGGAAACCTAGCGCTGTCCGCACGGGATGGCATCGACAACAGCGGGACAACCTACGCGCAGCAGAATGTCACAGCGAGCACGTCGGGCGGGCTCACGAATAGCGGTGTGGTGGCGGCGCAGCAGAGCACGACCGTCAATGCGGGCAGCGTGGCATCGACGGGTACGCTCGGTGCGGGTGTGAACGGCGACGGCAGCCTTGCGCAGTCCGGCGACCTGTCCGTGACGGCTGGCGGCACACTAAGCGCGACCGGTCGCAACGCGGCCGGCGGTAATGCGGCGCTGAACGGCGCGGCGGTCAATCTCGCCGGAAGCAGTACCTCGGCCAACGGTGCGCTGGCACTCACGGCCAGCAGCGGCGACCTGAACCTGTCGGGCGCAACGGTGACGGCGGGCGGCGCGCTGGACACGCGCGCCTCCGGGACGCTGGTGAACGACGGCGGTGTACTGTCGTCAGGCGGTCCGCAGACCGTCACGGCGGGCGCACTGTCCAACCGCAATGGGCAGATTGTCTCGGGCAGTACGCTCAACGTCGCGGCAACAAGTGACTTGTCGAACCAGGGCGGCACGCTGCAGTCGTCAGGCGTACTTTCCGTCAATGCCGCTTCGCTCGACAACACGGGAGGTCATGTTGCGGCGCTGGGCGCGGACAGCCTCACGCTGGCGACGGTCGGCGTGCTGAACAATGGCGTGGGCGGCACCATCGGCGGCAATGGCAACGTAACCGTGCAGGCCGGACAGATCGCAAACGCGGGTTCGATCACGGCGGTGCAGTCACTGATTGCCAGCGCCGTGCAGACGCTGTTCAACAGTGGCACGCTGGCGGCGAATGGCAACGTCACGCTGTCCGCAGGTTCGACGCTGACGAACGCGAACACCATCGCGGCGGGTCATCTTGCAACACTGACGGCGGCGACATTCGACAACAGCCACGGCAACCTCGGTGCGGACCAGCTCGCGCTGCATGCGGCGAACCTCGTTAACCACGGCGGCAGCATCACGCAGACCGGCACAGGCGCGATGACCGTCGATGTAACCGGCACGCTCGACAATTCGGGCGGCACGCTGCAGACCAACAGTGACGGCCTGGCGCTCGGCCCCGCTGCGCTCATCAACGACGGCGGCACGATTGCCAGTTCCGGCACCGGCACGCTGTCGGTCGATACCGGAACACTGTCGAACAACGGCGGCACGATTGCGACGAATGGCGCACTCGATGTCCGCTCGGGTGTGGCTTCAAACCGGGGCGGCACGCTGGCCGCGCAGACGGGTGCGACGCTCCACGTTGCCTCACTGGACAACAGCGCGGGCGGCTATGTCGGCGCTCAGACCGTTTCGGTGTCGGACACAGGCGCGTTCAACAACGCAGGCGGCACGATCCAGGCGGACGACACGCTCTCCGTCTCGGCGCAGTCGGTTGCCAACGATGGCGGTTCCATCGCGAACGGCGGCACCGGTAAGACGACGGTTGTCGCCAGCGGTGTGGTCACGAACACGGCCGACGGCCTGATTGGTGGCAATGGCGACGTGTCGGTATCGGGTGGCAGCATCGGCAATGCGGGTGGCACGGTCACAGCGGGCGGCGCGGCCGCGGTGCAGTCCGGCAGCGTGCTCGACAACCGTGCAGGGCTGATCCAGGGTAGCGGCAACCTGATGGCGTCGGCGCAGGGCGCAATCGACAATACGGGCGGCCAGATCGAGGCGGATGCGACGGTAGACAAGCCTGCGGCAACGCTGGTCGTCACGGGCGCATCGCTCGACAACGCGAACGGTCGCATCGCGAACACCGGATCGGGTGCGACGACTGTGAGTGCTGCCACCATCACGAACAGCAATACGGGCGGCGTCGCTGGCGCAGGCACCATTGGCGGCAATGGTGACGTGACCGTGAACGCAGACACGCTGTCGAACACGAACGGCGCGCAGCTCGTGTCGGGCTACGACCTGATGCTGGACATTACGCAGCTCGCGGACAACACGAACGCAACGCTTTCGGGTGCAGGCAACGTCACGCTGAACGGCCCCAATGCAAGTGTCATCAATGCGGGTGGGTCGATCCACGGCAACGGTGCGATTGCGCTGAACGCGGCTTCGCTCGACAACACGTCGGGCCGGATCGGCAACGATCCCCCAGGGGGACTTCCTTCGGGGCGTGCGGGCAGAGGCGGCTCGGTATCCGTCAGTGCCGGCACGCTGGCGAACCAGAACGGCGTGATTGGCAGCGATCAGAACCTGAGCATCACGACGAACCAGCTTACGGGTGACGGCAGGATCATTGCCGGGAACGACGGTGCAGTGACGGTCAACAGCGATTACACGCTCACCGGCACCAACCGGATTCAGGCCAACCACAACCTGACGTTTACGACAGCAGGCACCTTCACGAACCAGGGCACGCTCGGCGCGGTGAACGTACTGACTGTGAACGCGGCGAACGTGGACAACCAGACCGGCGCGAACCTCAACTCGTCAGACACGACGGTCAATGCGGCGAATGCCATCACCAACGCAGGCCGCATCGAAGGCGATTCGGTGACGACGCACAGCGCGTCGCTGACCAACACCGCAACGATTGTCGGCAACACGGTCACGCTGAACGCCGGTTCCATTGCCAACATGGGCGCGGCTGCGGCCATTGCCGCGGCGTCGGCGGTCAACCTGTATGCATCGGGCGACATCTCCAATACGGGCGGTGCGAACATCTTCAGTCTCGGTGACATCAACATCGCTGCAGATGGCACGCGCGATGTGAACGGACTGCTCGCCAACCGCAGCAACTCCGTCACCAATGACCAGTCCACCATCGAGGCGCAGGGCAACGTCGAGGTCGCCACGCAGACGCTGACCAACACACGCCCCGCCCCCACCGTCGAGACGGTGACCACCGATGTCGATACGGTTCACCAGACCAAGCGCAGCAGGTACATGGCCTGCACGACCGGAAACGCCGACAAGGGGTACTGTACGCAGGCCATGTGGGACGATGGCTATATCGTGCCAATCACCGCCACGTGGTCAGGGGCGGATGTCATGTCACAGAACACTGGCCCCAATGCGACTGACAAGGTGCTGGTAGTGAACGTCAACGGCCAGCCGCAGACGATCTACTACAACACGCTGACGACCAACGCTGACGGCTCGATCACCGCCACTTACTGGGACGACTACGATCCGAACGTCAACTACGATCCCGGCACCGAATACGCATCGCGCAACGACGCCCACAAGGGGTATCAGCGGGTCGAGATCGCACGCGACACGACGACCACGACGCAGCAGGACCAGGTCACCGGGCAGCAGGCCCAACAGGCGCAGATCATGGCGGCCGGCAACATGCTACTTGCGAACGTCGGCACGCTGAACAATGAATACAGTGCGATCGGCGCGGGCGGATCCATCCAGATCGGCAGCGCACAGGCAGACGGCGATGTGGCAAGCGGCAACTACGGGGGCACCCTCGTCAACAACATCGGCCAGACGCTATACCAGTATCAGAAGCAGGACATCGTTTCGACCTACGCGTGGAACGAGAACATTTCGCGCGATGTGGGGACGGTGGTCGAGCCGTCGATTATCCTGTCACCCGTTGCCATCGGCGGAACGGGCGGAACGATCATCGCGAACAACCCGGTGCAGATCAGCGCGACCGACATCAACAACACGAACGTTTCGGCGGCGAACTCCGCGACCGGCGCGACAGGCGGCACGCTCGGGGCGAATGGCACGGTGGGCGGCATTACCGGCACGGGTGCGCAGACGGTCAACCTGGCAACCGGCCAGACACAGACCATCAACGCACCACAGTCCATCGCCGGACCGGGTGGCGCGCTCGGTATCACGCTGCCGTCGAGCGGCCTGTATACGTTCAACACCGCACCCGGCGCGTCCTATCTGGTCGTCACCGATCGGCGCCTGACCAGCTACACGAGTTTCATTTCGAGCGACTACATGCTGGGGGCACTCGGCCTTGATCCGTCGAAGACCATCAAGCGGCTGGGCGATGGCGTGTACGAGGAACAGATGGTGCGCAACCAGATCACGCAGCTCACGGGCCGCGTCTATCTGCAGGGCTACACGAGCAAAGAGGACGAGTACCGCGCGCTGATGAGCAACGGTGTGAACGTCGCGAAGGAATTCAACCTCGAACCGGGGCTGGCGCTGACTGCCGCGCAGATGGATGCGCTCACCAGCGATATCGTGTGGCTGGTGAACCAGACTGTCACGCTGCCGGACGGCACGACGCAAACGGTGCTGACGCCGGTCGTGTATCTGGCCCACGCCCACGCGAACGACCTGCAGCCGACCGGTGCACTGATTGCCGCCGATGATGTGGAGATTCACGCCACCGGCAGCGCGACCAACTCGGGCGTCATCAAGGGCGGTACGCAGACCGTTGTTGCTGCGACCAATATCCTGAACCGGGGCGGCTCCATCGGTAGCGGTTCGGGCAGCAGCACGGACAACGGCACGACGGTTGTTTCGGCGACGAATGATGTGGTCAATGCATCGGGACGCATCACCGGCAACCGGGTTGCCGTGCTCGCGGGTCGTGACATCGTGAACACGACGCTGGTGGATACCGTTGGTGTCAGTTCGGCGGTCGGCAACAGCAAGGTCAGCCAGAGCCTGCTCGGCGCACAGGGCACGATTGCATCGACGGGTGATCTGCTTGTGGTGGCAGGTAATGACCTGACGGTTCATGGTGCGAGCATCGCGGCGGGCGGCAACGCGCAGATCGCGGCAGGGCACGACATTACCGTGGATACGGTGCAGTCGGACACGTCGCAGTCGGTCACGAAGAATGCGGACCATCATTGGGAAGCGTCCAGCACGATCAACCAGACCGGTGCAATCACGGCAGGCGGCAGTCTCGCGATGCAAAGCGGCAACGATACGACGCTCAAGGGGGCGACGGTCACCGCGGGCAGCGACATGGCGGTTGTCGCGGGCGGCAACCTGACGGCAACGACCGTTACCAACACCGCGAACTCCAACAATGTCGCAACCGACGACAGGACGCGCAAGCAGGCAGACCGCAGCTACGACGAACAGGCAGTGGGCTCGACCATTTCTGCTGGCGGCAATGCGACGCTCGCGGCCCTGAGCGCCGATCCGACAAAGGGCAACGTCACGCTCACCGGTTCGTCGCTGGCAGCAGGCCGTGGCGCGGCAACCATTGCGGCCACGGGCGACGTAAACATCAATGAAGGCCGTGAGGAACACGATTCGTACTCGGCGACCGAATCAAAGCGTGGCAGCTTTGTGCATGGCTCGACCACTGACACGATGCAGAACACGCAGGCGAACATCGGCGTTGGCAGTACCGTGTCGGGCGATATGGTAACGGTTAGCGCTGGCCGCGACCTGAACGTCAAAGGCTCGACCATCGCGGGCACGAATGACGTGAATCTGGCGGCAGCAGGCAACGTGAACATCACGACCTCGCAGGACACACAGAGCACATCGAGCTACTACCAGAAGCACGAGTCCGGCATCGGCACAGGCGGTGGGATCGGCATTTCGGTGGGCAGCAAGACGCAGACCGACACGGCCAGTACCACGCAGGTAACGAACACCGGCAGCACGGTCGGCTCGCTTGATGGCAGTCTGAACATCACCGCAGGCAAGGACTTGCACGTAACGGGTAGCGATCTGGTTGCGGCGCAGAATCTCACGGGCACCGGTGCGAACGTCACGATCGACTCTGCCGTCGATACGATGCACCACGACGAGACGCACAAGGTCAAACAGAGCGGCTTTACGCTCGCGATCAGGGCCCCGGTGATTGACGCGGTGTCCAACACGGTAGACCAGGCGCATGCGGCGAGCCATAGCCAGGATGATCGCGCGGCAGCACTGCACGGCATGGCGGCGGCGAGTGGCGCAATCGATTCGGTGGGTGCGGCTGGCGCTGCATTGGGCGCGCTCGCCAAGAACCAGAAGCCGGAAGCGAAGGTTGAACTCAGCTACGGCAGCAGCCACAGCAAGAGCACCTACACCGAGGACAGCACGACCAATCGCGGGTCAAGTGTCACGGCGGGCGGCACAGCCGCGTTCGTTGCGACCGGCGACGGCACGCCGGGAAGCGGCAACCTGACGATTGCAGGTGCGAACGTGAACGCGAATGACGTGATCCTGGGGGCAAGAAACCAGGTCAATCTCGTGAACACGACCGATACCGACTCGACGCGCAGCAGCAACGAGTCCAGCAGCGCGAGCGTGGGTATCTCCTATGGCAGGCAGGGCTTCGGTGTCGATGCGTCGATGTCGAAGGCGCACGGCAATGGCAACAGCGATGCCGCCATGCAGAACAACACGCATGTGACGGCGGCCAACACCGCGACGATCATTTCGGGTGGCGACACCAACATCGTCGGGTCGAACGTCAACGGTCGCCAGGTGAACGCCGATGTCGGCGGCAACCTGAACATCGCGAGCGTGCAGGACACGATGCCGAGCGCGGCGCATCAGGAGAGCACGGGCGGTGGATTTGCAATCGGCCAGGGCGGCGGCAGCGCGAGCTTCAGCCAGACGAATGCGAACGCGAACGGCAGCTATGCAGGTGTCAATGAGCAGGCCGGGATTCACGCGGGTACGGGTGGGTTTGATATTGATGTCCACGGCAACACCGATCTCAAGGGCGCTACCATAGCCAGTGACGCCACGCCGGAGAGGAACACGCTCAGCACTGGCACACTGTCCTTCTCGGACATGCAAAACAGTTCGAACTACGATGCGAAAAGCAGCGGATTCTCGGCCGGCGCTTCAATGGGTTTGCCGGACAAGGCGGTTGGACCGGCCTCGGTGCCAGACTCGGGCGGTATCACGCCGTCTCTTGGCCAGCACGACAGCGGCAGTGACAGCGCGACGACACGTAGCGGCGTGAGCACCGGTGCGATCAATATCACGGACACTGACCATCAGACGCAGGACGTGGCGAGCCTGAACCGCGACACGTCGGACACGAACGCCACGGTCGCGAAAGCGCCGGACCTGAACAACCTGCTGGAGCGGCAGGCCGACATGATGAGTGCGGCGAGCGCGGCCGGTCAGGCAGTGGCGACGCAGATCGGCAACTATGCGGACCGGCGTCTGCAGGAGGCTCGGGATGCGGGCGATCAGGCGGGCATTGCGGCGTGGTCTGAGGGTGGCAGCGCGCGCGTGGCGATGCACACGGCAGGCGGTGCGCTGGTGGCCGGACTCGGCGGCGGCAATGCGTTGGGCGGCGCCGCGGGTGCGGCGACGTCGGCGGTACTGGCGGGGAACCTGAACGGCATCAGCAATGCGGTTCACGATGCAAACCCAACTGGCGACGCCGACGCGAATCGCATGCTGGGCAACATCCTGGCCAATGCGCTAGCCGGAAGCGCGGGCGCACTCGTAGGCGGAAATTCCGGTGCATTTGCGGGGGCGAACGAGGATCTGTACAACCGTAGTACTTCGTGCAACGGCGCTCACTGCGATGACAGCAATGCGATCGGCAAACGGAGCGATACAGCCGATGCGTTCAGAATCGATCTGGTGTCGCAGGCGTGCGGTGCGGGCGCGCAGTGTAGTGAGGCGGTGATTCAGGTCGCGATTCAGGCGCAGAGTGCGAATGCAGATGCGGCCTCGGCGAACATGCAGACGGCGGCGGCGTATGGTGCACCAGTTGGTGTGCTGGCGTTGATCGGACCGCAAGCGGTGGCGGCTGCTGCACTGGCCGGTGGATTTGATTATTGGGGCGATGCTGTCAGTTACGCAATGGGCCTGTCGAGAGACAAGCCGGACTTTACGAAGTCATACACTACGGGCGTGATAAATGGGGCTCTTTATCCATTTGCCATTGCAGACACGGCGATTGCCGGCATGGGAACTGCCGGAAAGGTTGCGGCCAATGGCTACAATGCCATCGTGGCAGGAACTGGTGCGTTTGGTTCGGCAGCGGTTACTCACCAAGCTAGCCCCGATGCATCTGGTGGATTTGCTGCTGGTTCTGCTGCTGCGGGCGGGGCGACGAAGGTTCTGTTCCCTGGCACTCTGGGTAACTTACTCAATAACGTGATCCAAGGTTTAAGCGGCCCATTCCAGAATGCTATTACGCAACATAAATGA